From a single Arachis hypogaea cultivar Tifrunner chromosome 3, arahy.Tifrunner.gnm2.J5K5, whole genome shotgun sequence genomic region:
- the LOC112773873 gene encoding protein PELOTA 1-like produces the protein MDSLQHHQPRRLRHGRYLPEGPPPTQRRQEHHRLTCQALCPPQGHLPRLRQGLFHPSHPRPQPRAQRYVAVGSFHTLTLECNKPFELHKKVWKHDVVEALQERENHEVCPDAELAVTLFQQDQAEIYLIGKGVTAMVSKVETSSSRLGGRKSSSSSPSSNTKNVFFREIFAVFIKHVNLNKVKNTVIASEDLKKDEFRRFMISEAKRMKMRSVEENIGRIVVTAGGGCNGDLKDLLGESTVMNLMKDSKVGLQIRTLRKVWDMVLNDSDRACYGLKIVESAQEMEAIETLLISDELYRSDEVAIRKRYGCLVKVVKDSGGDALVYSSMHVLVEQLQQLTGIAAILRFPLPVLDDDAY, from the coding sequence ATGGATTCTCTACAACATCATCAACCCCGGCGATTACGTCACGGCCGATACCTCCCGGAAGGTCCACCACCAACTCAACGACGGCAAGAACACCACCGCCTCACGTGTCAGGCTCTCTGTCCACCTCAAGGTCACCTGCCGCGACTTCGACAAGGACTCTTCCACCCTTCGCATCCAAGGCCACAACCTCGAGCCCAACGTTACGTCGCCGTCGGATCCTTCCACACCCTCACGTTGGAGTGCAACAAACCCTTCGAGCTCCACAAGAAGGTCTGGAAGCACGACGTCGTCGAGGCTCTCCAGGAACGAGAGAACCACGAAGTTTGTCCCGACGCAGAACTCGCAGTAACTCTCTTTCAACAAGACCAAGCTGAGATTTATCTGATTGGAAAAGGTGTAACTGCCATGGTTTCCAAGGTTGAAACCTCTTCTTCGAGGCTCGGAGGAAGAAAGTCTtcatcttcatctccttcttcaaaCACTAAGAACGTGTTCTTTCGCGAGATTTTCGCGGTGTTCATAAAGCACGTGAATCTGAACAAGGTTAAGAACACTGTAATCGCAAGCGAGGATTTGAAAAAGGACGAGTTTCGAAGGTTTATGATATCAGAggcaaagaggatgaagatgagaAGCGTAGAAGAGAACATAGGAAGGATCGTGGTGACTGCTGGTGGTGGTTGCAACGGCGATTTGAAGGATCTTTTGGGAGAAAGCACGGTGATGAATCTTATGAAGGACAGCAAGGTAGGGTTGCAGATTAGGACACTGAGAAAGGTTTGGGACATGGTTTTGAATGACTCGGATCGCGCTTGCTACGGATTGAAGATCGTGGAGAGTGCTCAGGAGATGGAAGCCATTGAAACGCTTCTAATCAGTGATGAGCTGTATCGGAGCGATGAGGTTGCCATAAGGAAGAGGTACGGTTGTTTGGTGAAGGTGGTTAAGGATAGTGGTGGGGACGCTTTGGTGTACTCTTCCATGCATGTTCTGGTAGAGCAGTTGCAGCAACTCACCGGTATTGCCGCCATTCTCAGGTTTCCGTTGCCTGTTCTTGATGATGATGCTTATTAG